The following coding sequences are from one Streptomyces venezuelae window:
- a CDS encoding DoxX family protein, producing the protein MAHGMRTNSHTGQTGPAGHKGRTRRDDWREFATRYALLPLRIFLGITFIYAGLDKLTDSTFMQASGAGSIGAQMEGVRDISAIPALVDLSLKSPVGFGYAIALGELAVGIGTLIGLFARVAAVGGALISLSLWLTVSWHEEPYYYGNDLAYLMAWLPLILAGAAVLSVDALRTARRRTPRGPDMPARTDPGPAAP; encoded by the coding sequence ATGGCGCACGGCATGCGTACGAACAGCCACACCGGTCAGACCGGGCCCGCCGGTCACAAAGGCCGCACCAGGCGCGACGACTGGCGGGAGTTCGCCACGCGCTACGCCCTGCTCCCCCTGCGGATCTTCCTCGGCATCACCTTCATCTACGCGGGCCTGGACAAGCTCACCGACAGCACCTTCATGCAGGCGAGCGGTGCGGGCTCTATCGGCGCCCAGATGGAGGGCGTCCGCGACATTTCCGCGATCCCCGCTCTCGTCGACCTTTCCCTCAAGAGCCCCGTCGGCTTCGGCTACGCCATCGCCCTCGGAGAGCTGGCCGTCGGCATCGGCACCCTGATCGGACTGTTCGCCCGGGTCGCCGCAGTCGGTGGCGCGCTCATCTCGCTCAGCCTCTGGCTGACCGTCAGCTGGCACGAGGAGCCTTACTACTACGGCAACGATCTGGCCTACCTGATGGCCTGGCTGCCGCTGATCCTCGCCGGAGCCGCAGTCCTCTCCGTCGACGCCCTTCGCACCGCCCGCCGCCGAACGCCCCGGGGCCCGGACATGCCCGCTAGGACAGACCCTGGTCCCGCGGCTCCCTGA